TTTGGAATAAGTTTGCCTAAAGGAAGGGGggttttcattaaataaagaaaatacctCCCGAAGAGACTCTCCGTGACCCCCGCGGCTGCGACTGATATGCCGGGCTTCCCAGTGAAGGTCCTCAGTGTGTctgcaattaaaatgtttgtgtttgatATTAATAACGATAATCTTTACCTAAGTCCCCAGCCAAAGCAAACAGGGCCCTGGAATCACAAATCAAAGGGTAATAACTGGGTAAGGACAAGAGGTTTGTGATTTAATCAAGTCTTTTTCCGGAGTCATCGAAGTTTTTACACCAATGCAAGTGCCCCCTCCCGCTCCCTCCGCCCCGCTGCAGTTTATTTAACACGAGAGACATGGTCTGGAGCGCTGCTCCCGGAAAGCTGAACACCggcttccctctcctccacctgctcGCTCCCCCAGGAGAGCAGGGGTGCGGGAGCGGTGTGGCCGCCTCAGCGGTGCGGGGTGCCCGGCCCGGCAGCGCACCGCCGCCCGCCCTAGCTGCCTGCGGGGCCAGGAGCGCCCCGCTGCGCCGGCTGCACACGGGGAAGCGATGGGTGAGGGGAGACGGGGTGTCCGCAGTGCCACTGCCTTGTCACCGCACTTTTCTGAAGTGACGCCATCGAGAGTTTAAAGCCCATTTTTTATTGTGCGTCTGGATTTTCGTCCATAAAACCGCCTGAAACTCGGAGAAGGGAGGCGGGCAGCCGGCAACGGGCTTTATTTTCTGAGGTCGAAGGCAAGGCGGGCAGGCGTCGACCCAGCAGCTATTTCCACGGGGAAAATTCCTGCTTGGATCGTTGCTGCCTTGGGGAACCCGTACAATTTTTCCAGAGTGTCCACCTTTCTGTTGAGAAAGAGCTGGGGAATGGGagtggggggcaggggagggaggaggttgAATAATTGAACCATGTGCTCGCTGGGACGTCCCTCCGATAGCAGGAACTAGCAACTTTTCCCAGTCTCAAGGCTGCTAAAAACCCCCTCGTGTTCCTTTGATCTCTCCTGGGAGTCCCAGAGTGTCAGCAGAGGCCAATGCCTTCTTCAGCTGTCTTCTATACAAATCCCTCTGGCAGGTACTAATGTGTTTACTTAGGTGCGCACGGTTCCCAGCGCTGGGGGGAACCAAACGTTTCTCACACGGCTGGAAGAGCCCGGCCCCACCAGCCCAACTGGGAAACAGTTTTGCTGGCGGGGCGGCTCGGAGGAGCCCTCGCCGCCGGCACCGGCACCCACCGACCGCGGGAGGGGAGAGGCGAGGGGCAAAGGCGGCCCTGAGCGACGCGGCTGCGGCTTCCCTTGTGTCGGCCGTCGCCGTCCCCGCACGAaccattaaataaaatgcatcccTAAATAACGCTGTCGCTGCCGGTTACCGTCCTGCACCGGGGCCCGGGCGTTCACTCCGGCGAGGCCGGCGGTCCGCGGGGGATCCGCGCAGTGCTTTGAGGAGGTGCGGGGGCGCGCTGAGGGCGCTCCGCGGGCCCGGGGCGGCGGTGGGGGATCGAACCCCCGCGGGCACGACGGGGCGCGCTCAGGTGGGTCCCAAACACCTCtcaccccctcccaccccccggGCCGGTGACTTATGGTTTCGGTCGGATTTTCTATGCTTAAATAGAAATGCATGGGGCTTGGAAAAAGATTGCACGCTCTGGAAATGGTCCCCACATGGGATTGAATCCCTCCAGAAATAGGTGCGGCACGGGAGGTGCTGTGGAGCGGGGAGGGTTGGGGTGAGGAACACCATTTAAAGAGGTCCCGACACATTCACCGTTTTCTCCCGacccagccacagcagcagacGGTGTCTGGTGCTCAGGCTGTTCCCGCTTTTAGGACTTGAGCCTCCTGAAATGCAGCACTagcccccgcgccccccccccctcccccccccagcagcctcATTAGCCAGCCTTGTagtttgtgttttctctcccctttctttAGTTCCACTCGTCTACTGCACTTTTGCAAATTTGTTTTGAGATCACTTTACCAGAGGAGCCGGGGGCTCTTAAGGGATACtaattacagatattttttttcttcctgagtgACAGGGTCTTccatcctttcttctccttcccccagaacattcaaggaaaaaggaaacaaatgttcCCAGGTCCTCAAAGACTTTTGGGAAAAGGCATGTTTCTTACCAACCCCAGCCCCGCTGGATTAGGAGTTAAAAGTTGCGAGCTAAAGCTCTGCACGCCAGGAGAGCGGGACCCAGGAGGTTGGCATTGTGCACCGGGAGATCCACAGTGCATGCTTGGACAGAAACCGCTGAAAGGTGATCAGAACTGCAACCGGCACTTTAAAGATCAAGTTTATTTGTGCACAAAGCATAAATCTGTAAACAGGTCTATTTTAGCCAGCGTAAACGTGGTAAATCAAATTGTGtctgtgtgtccgtgtgtgcGTGCACGCCACAGCCGAGTGAAGAGTTCAAGTTACTGCCGAGCAGAACCCCTCCCGACGGACGGGTGCTTAGGAAAACAATAGGGAGCTGCCCTGTTTCAGACGTGGCCCAGCGAAACAGCAACCTGCACCTCGGAGTGGCAGAAGCCTGAAATTCTGagctttctcatttctgtaacTTTACTCCTTTATCAACTCTCAGCTTTTCCTACAGTATTCATTTCAAAGGGGGCTCCCCCCGTTTATGGCCCCAAATAAACCGAAAGGGTGCAGACGTCGCCTTCCCCAACCTTTAGATAATTATGCATTTGCTCTTAGGAAGAAGAATGTGTGcatgggggggcggggggggggttaatatttttttttttaaaggaaaagttttagCCTAAGAGTGGAGATCCGCCTTTTGGGTGGGTTGGGGAGAGGGGACAAGGAGCATATGGGGTGTCtgcagccccatccccagccaCAGCTGCCGGCCGCTCCTCGCCGCGCCCGGGCGGATCGGGAAGCTTCCCAGCGGTGTGCGCTTGTGCAAGGCACCTCTCTACGGAGGTGTTCCCTACCCGCCTTGAGCGGCTCCGTGAGACAACCGGATCGCCGTGCCCTCCGCATTACCTCTTCCTGAAGAGAGGCTAACTGAAGACGCCTTTTTCCTGGGCGCACAGACCGGCTCCGTAGCGTTTGACCTGCTGCTGGGTCACTTGTTCTCCGTTTGAGTTAACCTAGGTCACATAATTTTATTCCCAGGTAGGGAAGGTTTCCTTTGCCTTCTCATAATATTTTCCTCAACTACAAAAGCCACCTGGATGAAACCAAAGGATTCCTGCGCGTTAGCAAATGCCTGTTAAATGGCTTCATTACCACTCTAATGACCCTTGCACCGCTCCGCTCAGCTACTGCTGCGGCTGGAGCTCTGCGAAGCTTTTGTCCCCGACTTGTGTAAAGTTACTTAGGGATTGCGGGGTTAGAAATTTTACACTTCCAGGAGGGGTTTGTTGCACTGGCAGCTGGGACGCATCTGTAACGGTACGAGTTtgcctgaaagcagaaaattagcAAGCCCAAAGCACTGCTCAACTGTTGTGTCTCTAGCAGCACCGGGTCACACGAGTAGGAGAAGGAATGGGAAGGGGATTTGTCTCGGAGCAAACACGTACACTTTTCTTTGTGAGTACTTTCCCCCGTGACCTGATCCGACAGCACTAAAATCtgggttcccccccctcctcgTCTCTCCTGGCCACACGTAGCTGTGCATTTTTGTCCTCTACTTTGTAAATCTGAACGGTTGGTGACATAGCTTTAATTACAGGACAAAGCGCTCCCCAAGATAAACGAACAAATCTTAGGTCTGAAAAGAGGGGTAAATTGTTTCGGGTTAGACCTGGACTGTGGGGAATAAAAATACGCAAGTAGACACTGTAGGTcctacgggggggggggggtctgcgTTAATTCTCCCGTGGGGAGAGCCGATgtgcctcctgctgcagcctgtgatGGGAGATGGGAACACAGGGACGAGGAACGACTCTGTAGGAAATGTCAGTGGTTCGTGCGCGTCCACCGCCCGTCTTTCTCTTTCCATACCAAAACTGCAAATTCCCATACTTGGCTGAAACTTCGGAGACGTCGCAACCAGTTCTGGGGAGGTCATTCATTACAGAAGTGCCCAGCTCACGGCTCTCCAAAGGAGCGGTGCGGAGCAAATTGTCTCCTGGGGACTGGAGGGGGCTTGCCCAGACAGCCCCCGGCGGGGATGTGGTGGGATATGCTAATAAAGACTGGCCGCTGCGGACCAGCCTCCCtttacatgtgtgtatatataaggGCCCCCCGCATCAGCCAAAGGACACTTCGTCTCAGGTCGCTAATTACTGAGGAAATTGCCCCAGCGCGCTGCAGAGCGCCTCGCCGAGAGCCGGTGGCTGCCGTCCCACACTGACGCCTCCGCTGCAAGGATGGAGGTGATGGACAGCTGCCAGTTCTCCCCCTCCGAGCTCTTCTATGacagctcctgcctctcctccccggAGGGTGAGTTCCCCGAGGATTTTGAGCCCAGGGACCTGCCTGCCTTCGGCGTCCACAAGCCCCCCGAGCCCGCCTGCTCCGAGGAAGAGGAGCATGTCCGAGCTCCCACTGGCCACCACCAGGCCGGCCACTGCCTCATGTGGGCTTGCAAAGCCTGCAAGAGAAAATCCACCACAATGGACCGGCGGAAAGCGGCCACcatgagggagaggaggaggctgaagAAAGTGAACCAGGCGTTTGAGACCCTGAAGAGGTGCACCACTGCCAACCCCAACCAAAGACTCCCCAAAGTGGAGATCCTGAGAAACGCCATCAGATACATCGAGAGCCTCCAGGAGCTCTTGAGGGAACAGGTAGAAAACTACTATCACCTGCCGGGACAGAGCTGCTCCGAACCGACCAGCCCCACTTCCAGCTGCTCTGATGGGATGGTAAGAGAGAAGCAGGAGCGATGGGGCCGTGGGGACCCCAGGAAGGCCCGTGGGCAGGTCCCCCTCGGCCCAGCGTTGTGGGACCAGTCCCAAGGGTGTGGAACCGGCCGAATGCAGCCGAACATCAGGAAAAGGCAGACGATTTAGGTTAAAACAGGTCCCTTCTCAGATTTAACGCTGAGCATGCACATGGGCTTTCCGGGAATGCATGGGGGAACGGTAACGCTGCCAGAGGGCACCCAGCAAGCGCCCCAGCCCCCGGGGGCTCGtattcccctccctctcccccttaGCGCGAAGCAGCAGAGGGATAAggcgtggggcggggggggagacGGGGAAGGCGCTGCCCAGAGGCAGCCTGgccggggagctgctgccccgctcccccgtGGGCGCCGGCTCCCTCCCCGCCGGGCTTTAAAGCACCTTCCCTCCGGGGGAAGCGTCCCACTggcccccggggaggggggcggcggccgggccggcACTCGCCCCTCGCTGTCTTGCAGGCCGACTGCGGCAGCCCCGTCTGGTCGGCGAGAGGCAGCAGCTTCGACGCCGTCTACTGCTCCGAGATGGCCCACGGTAAGCCCGACCCGCCGGCAGCCGCGGGCGCGGAGGGTGGaggcgggggccgggggtgccgccccgctccccgcggcacttggggggggggcagcgcgAGACCCCGCTGTAACGCGCTGCCgtgtccttcccccccccccttcccacccgCCCCGGTCCCCCGGCCGCAGGGTATGTCGCCGAGCAGAGCAGCGCCCTGTCCAGCCTGGACTGCCTCTCCAGCATCGTGGACCGCCTCTCCCCGGCGGAGGAGTCGGGGCTGCCCCTCCGCGACGCCGACTCCCTCTCGCCCAGCGCCAGCATCGACTCGGGTCCGGGGACGCCCGGGACGCCGCCGCCCCGACGGACCTACCAAGCGCTATGAGGGGTCCGGAGGGGCCGGCACCCCGCGCCTGCCGCCGCCTCCGGGGccgctctcctctcccagccgcCTCCTGCGAACGCTTCTCGGGCGAGAGGGGCAGCCCCAAGCGCCGCTTGGCCGCCGCCTCCCTCCGGGGCTGGGGGCAAAgcgccccgccgggccccggcCCGGGGTCCCCCGGGGCACACAGACCCTGGGGCTCGGGACACATGCGCTACCCTGGAAACCCCGCTGCAAATAAAACGTGCTGTAAGAGAGCTCTCTAGCCTGATGTTCTTTAAGTGCATTCTCTGGTATTGGGGGGGGACAGCGAGCCCTGGCTGCGGGGTGCCCGCCGGCATCTGTGTTTGGTCCCAGCCCAGGCTCGGTCACCCCCGGCTCCTGCCCGCACCGAGATCTGCCTCGTCGCGGCAGTCCTGGGCCGGGAGATGCTGCGTCTTGCCGGGATGGGGCCTGGGAGCCTGTTTCTCCCATCACCAGTGGGTGTTATTCTGAGGCGGCTCATGGAGGAACGAAAATGCGGAGGGTCAAATTCTCCATTCTTCTCCTGCTATGGGCAGAGTTTCCTTTATCTTCTGCAAGAGTAAAAGTAATATTTCACAgttgtcttcctttttaatgtttggtttggggtttttttttgtttgttttgttttattttctcccctggAAAAGCCCTTGTTTCTTTGGGTATGAAGACTGAACACATATTTCAGGATTTGGCCCTAAAATTGCATGGTGGGTCTCCTCTGTAAAATAACTGCACGATCTAACCGTGATACCCTGTTGGGGAATTTTGCTGTCAGTCACTCTCAGTGCTCTTGCAGAGACAAATTTAGTAGAGTTAGTAAGAACAAACCACAAGTATCTCTTTCACAATCCACAAGGTACATTTCGCAATATTCAGAAATCACTATAGATCTGTTTGCTCCTAACACTTTTGGTCCCATCAGCCAGGATGAAAATTCATGACTCTGCATGGGTCTAGAAATAGCCAGGTCAAGTATTCATGAGCTTCAGAGTGaacaattatttcctttcaggTGCTAAATCTAACCATGAAAAATTTCCAGCCCTTTGCACTTCTCTAGTTGTAATCCAAAACTTTTCtaacccccacaaaaaaagagatgagatgGAGAGATGGGCTCCTTCAGTGCATCCAGAAAAGTCTCCTATGATAAACACTCTGCGTGGGAAGGGATATACAGTTCGCTAGTGTGTGATAAGGATGTATTTGCCATTTGTGTTTATGTTGTTAGCAATAGGTGTCCAAGGGGCCTGGAAGTGGCATTTCACCTCTGATAAATCTTTCACTTGAACCCAGCCCAGCTTTGTCATGTCACCAAAAGTTACCACCTGACTGCTCTTTGGCAGTGTCTCTGAACTGCGGATGAAGGAAGACTGGCTTAGGGATCGCCCTGTCTTCGCAGTGCACTGAGGGGCCTTGCCCTCCCCCAAAGGGCTACAGACAAAGTGAGGTGGCACCTACCTGTCCGAGCTGCTCAGCTGGGCAGCTGGCAGCTGTGCTTCTGACACAGGGCAAGGCCagcctccccaccacccccaccaccccccactTCCCTCAAAATCACTTTCTGCCCTTGCTGTGTAACCTTGAGgtaagtgttttctttcctgcagagtAATTCAGGAGGAGCCTTTTCCAGAATGGGCTTTCTGTGTATATAGATAGGTCCCAAGCGATCATCGAGTAGAAAAAGCTTGAAAACCCTGGACTGAGGTCATGCAGATGTACAAACAGGGTATTTGCACACTCTTGTCATTACAGATGCTTCAGGAGTATGCAAGTGCCTTAACTCAAACAGTCTTTCTTGGTTACGGGCGATCATTTCCTGAGCCTTCTGTTCATAGAAATCCTTATGCAAGACTGTGAACGTCACTGCTTTTATTCACGATTTCTCACACGTTGCTGCAGCGCTGCAGTGCTCGCTTCTCTCAACCAAAATACCGTCCCAAGGATACTGCTTATGGCCAGGATCTAATACAGTGCAGATCACTTGCGATGATGGTTTAAAATGAGCTAAGCTGGAGaactttcagcatttcattctGCACCTTGGCAAGCGATCGCCTGTGAAGTATGCAGAGTAACACTAGCAAATCACATGTTGGTAATGTACACCTCTCTTTGGCTGGCGGACATTTTAAGAGTTGCAAAAAGGTCAATACTTCTGAGAAGTGGTGTTTCAGAGACTGAGAAGTATCCCGTCTGTGGGATGTTTGTCCACAGCCTCCTCAATCCTACTAGATTAGATTACAATCTGAGGGTTTCATTCTACTCATCTAGAAAACAAACTCTTAATTACAGGACATCTATAAACAAAGCTCCCATGAGCCGAAATGTTCTGTAATCCTCGGAAGGAGTGGAAGTTAACACCATCAAACCACCTTTAGCCTGTGGATTGGGAAGAACAGGGTGTAAAAGGCTGCTGCCTTGGGAGATGGGCTGTTGGGATCAGATTTTGCATATTCGGTAATAATACTAAGtggaactgaaaagaaagatttgtatTCTACATGAATCACCTTCGTTTAAGGAAGGCTGTGTCCACAAATACATGAGAAAATTATGGTCTAGAAAACCTGAGCTCCATCTCTCTCAACTCCTACTACCCGACCGAGTGCTGCAGCCTCTGGCACACAGTGACCTCGCAGGCAGGCAGGTGGAGGGATGCCTCGTAGTGTCAGAACAACATAACACAGACGCAGCAAGTTTTCTATCGCTCACGGCAATGAAGGGCGTAATTCtgtgcaattttaaaaacaacattaattttttattttaattttacctcTGAAAATTGTGCTTTCTCAGCTTATATTCTGAGGGAGGCAGCTGTGCTTTTGTGTGGGGGTGCATGTGCTCGAAGACCTTCTTGTATGTTTTACCTTTCATTGAGAAATCAAGCAGAGATCTTCagtgaaatacatattttaaactcAGATCAAAAGGCTGCACTAAAAAACTAACATAGGAGAGATCTCTTCAATATAACATCAGGAAAATTTCAACTCAAGGAAGGAAGAGATCTAACGTAcacttt
This sequence is a window from Balearica regulorum gibbericeps isolate bBalReg1 chromosome 1, bBalReg1.pri, whole genome shotgun sequence. Protein-coding genes within it:
- the MYF5 gene encoding myogenic factor 5, with amino-acid sequence MEVMDSCQFSPSELFYDSSCLSSPEGEFPEDFEPRDLPAFGVHKPPEPACSEEEEHVRAPTGHHQAGHCLMWACKACKRKSTTMDRRKAATMRERRRLKKVNQAFETLKRCTTANPNQRLPKVEILRNAIRYIESLQELLREQVENYYHLPGQSCSEPTSPTSSCSDGMADCGSPVWSARGSSFDAVYCSEMAHGYVAEQSSALSSLDCLSSIVDRLSPAEESGLPLRDADSLSPSASIDSGPGTPGTPPPRRTYQAL